The following proteins are encoded in a genomic region of Mycobacterium sp. 155:
- a CDS encoding glycoside hydrolase family 6 protein, protein MISSATGAVARWIVPALAVAAVACAGIAAETTQVAGPAIHLVSDGNPLAGQTFYVNPDSKAMRAAKGAGSPELDAIASTPTAYWMDNVSSLAVDSKYIATAQAAGTMPILALYGIPHRDCGSYAAGGFGSADAYKGWIDGVAAAIGSGPAAVILEPDALAMADCLSGAQRQERFDLMSYAVDTLTRNPATALYVDAGHSRWVSAPEMANRLNQVGVAKARGFSLNTANFFTTDEEIGYGDAISGAVGGKPYVIDTSRNGAGPAGGDMYWCNPSGRALGAAPTTATGNGNVDAFLWVKRPGESDGSCGSGEPSAGTFVNQYAVDLVRNAGH, encoded by the coding sequence ATGATTTCCTCTGCTACCGGTGCAGTCGCGCGATGGATCGTCCCTGCCCTGGCGGTTGCGGCCGTTGCATGCGCGGGCATCGCGGCCGAGACCACTCAGGTCGCCGGGCCGGCGATACACCTGGTCAGTGACGGTAATCCGCTGGCTGGACAGACCTTCTACGTCAACCCAGACTCCAAGGCGATGCGTGCCGCCAAGGGTGCGGGCAGTCCTGAGCTGGATGCCATCGCCAGCACACCGACGGCGTACTGGATGGACAACGTGTCGAGCCTCGCGGTCGACTCGAAGTACATCGCCACGGCGCAGGCGGCCGGCACCATGCCGATCCTCGCCCTCTACGGCATCCCGCATCGCGACTGCGGCAGCTACGCTGCGGGTGGGTTCGGCTCGGCGGATGCCTACAAGGGCTGGATCGACGGTGTCGCAGCCGCCATCGGCAGCGGACCCGCTGCGGTCATCCTCGAACCCGATGCTCTGGCGATGGCCGACTGTCTGTCCGGCGCCCAGCGCCAGGAACGCTTCGACTTGATGAGCTACGCCGTCGATACGCTGACCCGCAACCCGGCCACCGCCCTGTACGTCGACGCCGGGCACTCGCGGTGGGTGAGCGCCCCTGAGATGGCCAACCGGCTCAACCAGGTGGGTGTGGCCAAAGCTCGGGGCTTCAGCCTGAACACCGCGAACTTCTTCACCACCGACGAGGAAATCGGCTACGGCGACGCGATTTCCGGCGCTGTCGGCGGCAAACCCTACGTCATCGACACCTCACGCAACGGTGCCGGACCGGCGGGCGGGGACATGTACTGGTGCAACCCCAGCGGCCGGGCCCTCGGTGCCGCGCCCACCACGGCGACCGGAAACGGAAACGTCGACGCCTTCCTGTGGGTGAAGCGTCCTGGTGAATCCGACGGCTCGTGCGGTTCCGGGGAACCGTCTGCCGGCACCTTCGTCAACCAGTACGCCGTCGACCTGGTACGCAACGCGGGCCACTAG
- a CDS encoding TldD/PmbA family protein yields the protein MTAQRRVDADFLELPRFASADAALSAALAAGATYADLRIHRVTTEIIQLRDGELETSVVNREVGLAVRVIVDGTWGFASHAELDPAVAAATARRAVAVATTLAPLNAERIELAPEPVYSDVAWVSSYGIDPFLVPSSDKIVVLDEYSGRLLAADGVDHVSAGVHAVKEQTFYADTFGSSITQQRVRVQPTLEAIAVDPAAGSFETMRTLAPPTARGWEAVAGDDVWDWSGELAQLPVLLTEKTKAPSVVAGPTDLVIDPSNLWLTIHESIGHATEYDRAIGYEAAYAGTSFATPDKLGTMRYGSEVMTVTADRTVEFGLATVGFDDEGVRAQSWDLVRDGIFVGYQLDRVFAPRLGHARSNGCSYADSPHHVPIQRMANVSLQPGADGLSTEDLISRVSDGLYIVGDKSWSIDMQRYNFQFTGQRFYRIRDGRLDGQVRDVAYQATTTDFWGSMEAVGGPSTWRLGGAFNCGKAQPGQVAPVSHGCPSALFRGVNVLNTRTEAGR from the coding sequence GTGACAGCTCAGCGACGTGTCGATGCCGACTTCTTGGAGTTGCCCCGGTTCGCGTCGGCCGATGCCGCATTGTCTGCCGCGCTGGCTGCCGGCGCCACATATGCGGATCTGCGGATCCACCGGGTCACCACCGAGATCATCCAGCTCCGTGACGGAGAACTGGAGACGTCGGTGGTCAACCGTGAGGTGGGCCTGGCGGTGCGGGTGATCGTGGACGGTACCTGGGGGTTCGCGTCGCATGCCGAGCTGGATCCGGCGGTAGCTGCCGCGACCGCTCGGCGGGCGGTTGCCGTGGCGACGACGCTCGCGCCCCTGAACGCCGAACGGATCGAGCTGGCGCCCGAACCCGTCTACAGCGACGTGGCGTGGGTGTCCAGCTACGGCATCGATCCGTTCCTGGTGCCTTCGTCGGACAAGATCGTCGTGCTCGACGAATACTCCGGGCGGTTGCTGGCCGCTGACGGCGTCGACCACGTGTCGGCCGGGGTGCACGCGGTCAAGGAACAGACCTTCTATGCCGACACCTTCGGCTCGTCGATCACCCAACAGCGGGTCCGGGTGCAGCCGACCCTGGAGGCCATCGCCGTCGACCCTGCCGCCGGTTCCTTCGAAACCATGCGCACCCTCGCGCCGCCGACAGCGCGCGGATGGGAGGCGGTAGCCGGTGACGACGTATGGGATTGGTCCGGCGAACTGGCCCAGCTGCCGGTGCTGCTGACCGAGAAGACCAAGGCACCGTCGGTGGTTGCCGGTCCAACCGACCTGGTGATCGACCCGTCGAACCTGTGGCTGACCATTCACGAATCGATCGGACACGCCACCGAGTACGACCGGGCGATCGGTTACGAAGCCGCCTACGCCGGAACCTCGTTCGCCACTCCCGACAAGCTCGGCACCATGCGATACGGCTCCGAGGTGATGACCGTGACTGCCGACCGCACTGTGGAATTCGGTTTGGCGACAGTCGGTTTCGATGACGAGGGAGTGCGGGCGCAATCCTGGGACCTAGTCCGCGACGGCATCTTCGTCGGCTATCAACTCGACCGGGTATTCGCACCGCGCCTCGGTCATGCCCGGTCCAACGGTTGTTCGTATGCCGATTCACCCCACCACGTACCGATCCAACGGATGGCCAACGTGTCTCTGCAGCCTGGCGCCGATGGTCTGAGTACGGAAGACCTGATCTCGCGAGTGTCCGACGGCCTCTACATCGTGGGTGACAAGAGCTGGTCGATCGACATGCAGCGGTACAACTTCCAGTTCACCGGTCAGCGGTTCTACCGGATCCGCGACGGCCGGCTGGACGGACAGGTACGCGACGTCGCCTACCAGGCCACCACGACCGACTTCTGGGGTTCGATGGAAGCCGTTGGAGGACCGTCGACTTGGCGACTGGGCGGGGCGTTCAACTGCGGTAAGGCCCAGCCCGGTCAGGTCGCGCCGGTCAGCCACGGTTGCCCCAGCGCGCTATTTCGTGGTGTCAACGTGCTCAACACCCGGACGGAGGCGGGCCGATGA
- a CDS encoding metallopeptidase TldD-related protein, with amino-acid sequence MIGAQQVVDIALAAAGPDETVVLVTDRADAALRWAGNSMTTNGESISRTTTVISIVRQGDKAHVGSVRSTEVDPAVIPDLVAAAKAAALAAPSARDAAPPLPADCLPPDWDEPVPGTGAHVFAGVAADLARGFGGSDRLYGYARHVVETTFVATSGGLRRRYTQPTGSVEINAKRDGASAWAGISTPDFVAVPVDSLLDDLALRLGWAARTVELPAGRYETIMPPSTVADMMIYLTWTMDGRGAQEGRTALSAPGGTRVGERLTDLGLTLYSDPYAESLACQPFVAVTSSSERTSIFDNGMGIRRVDWVRDGVINALAYPRAVAAEYGAPVTAPADNLLMTGGSAELADMIAGTERGLLLSTLWYIREVDPTVLLLTGLTRDGVYLIEDGEVTAAVNNFRFNESPLDLLRRATEAGVSEVTLPREWGDWATRAAMPTLRIPDFHMSSVSQAR; translated from the coding sequence ATGATCGGCGCACAGCAAGTCGTCGACATCGCGCTGGCTGCCGCCGGGCCCGACGAAACTGTAGTCCTGGTCACCGACCGCGCGGACGCTGCGTTGCGCTGGGCGGGCAATTCGATGACCACCAATGGCGAGTCGATCAGCCGCACCACCACCGTGATTTCTATTGTGCGCCAAGGGGATAAGGCACACGTCGGATCGGTGCGGTCCACCGAGGTGGATCCGGCCGTGATCCCGGATCTGGTGGCCGCTGCCAAGGCCGCCGCGCTGGCTGCCCCGTCGGCCCGTGACGCGGCACCACCGCTGCCTGCCGATTGTTTGCCTCCCGACTGGGATGAGCCGGTACCGGGTACCGGTGCGCACGTGTTCGCCGGGGTCGCCGCCGATCTGGCGCGCGGGTTCGGCGGATCCGACCGGCTCTACGGATACGCCCGACACGTGGTGGAGACGACTTTCGTGGCGACCTCTGGTGGGTTGCGCCGACGCTATACGCAGCCGACGGGGTCGGTGGAGATCAACGCCAAGCGGGACGGGGCCAGTGCCTGGGCCGGGATCAGCACACCGGATTTCGTTGCTGTGCCCGTTGATTCGCTGCTCGATGATCTCGCGCTGCGGCTCGGCTGGGCCGCGCGGACAGTCGAGCTTCCGGCCGGTCGGTACGAGACCATCATGCCGCCGTCGACGGTCGCCGACATGATGATCTACCTGACGTGGACCATGGACGGTCGTGGTGCGCAGGAGGGCCGCACGGCGCTCTCGGCGCCCGGCGGCACCCGGGTGGGGGAGCGCCTCACAGATCTGGGTCTGACGCTGTATTCGGACCCGTATGCGGAATCGTTGGCGTGCCAGCCTTTTGTGGCGGTGACCAGTTCGTCGGAGCGGACGTCGATCTTCGACAACGGGATGGGCATCAGGCGGGTCGACTGGGTCCGCGACGGGGTGATCAACGCGCTGGCCTATCCGCGAGCCGTCGCCGCCGAATACGGGGCCCCGGTGACCGCGCCCGCCGACAATCTGCTGATGACCGGCGGTTCGGCCGAGCTGGCCGACATGATCGCCGGCACCGAGCGCGGCCTGTTGCTGAGCACGCTGTGGTATATCCGCGAGGTGGATCCGACGGTGCTGCTGCTGACCGGGCTGACCCGCGACGGTGTCTATCTGATCGAGGACGGCGAGGTCACCGCGGCGGTCAACAACTTCCGCTTCAACGAGAGCCCGCTGGATTTGTTGCGGCGGGCCACCGAGGCCGGCGTGAGCGAGGTGACGTTGCCTCGGGAGTGGGGCGACTGGGCCACCAGGGCAGCCATGCCGACCTTGCGGATTCCTGACTTCCACATGTCGTCGGTAAGCCAGGCCCGGTAA